A window of Ignavibacterium sp. contains these coding sequences:
- a CDS encoding cellulase family glycosylhydrolase encodes MFCSLTLATLALSSAEIYSQGFLKVDNKRIVNGNGQEIYLKGIGLGGWLLQEGYMLHTSGFANAQWQIRERIVDLIGEANTELFYEAYRNNYVRKIDIDSIKSWGFNSIRLPFHYNLFAVNSNPPVFLNKGFEILDSLLAWCEANQIYLILDMHAAPGGQSDENISDYNPAFPSLWESEQNKTLTVQIWRKIAERYKDKQWIGGYDLLNEPKWNLPPNNQPLRDLYIRITDTIRAVDTNHIIFIEGNWFATDFNGLTPPWDDNMVYSFHKYWNANNQGSIQYLIDLRNNTNRPLWLGETGENSNKWFTDCVELMKTNNIGWAWWPHKKIQSIAGPLSAILSPLYQTLLNYWSGQGPRPSASFAFNALMTQANNLKLEMCEYHKDVIDALMRQPFNTQNKPFATNEIPGTVYATDYDMGKWNTAYYDLDYQNVSGGNWNNGSQYRNDGVDIESCIDFGSNGYNVGWIENGEWLKYTVNVAQSGIYNLKVNVSSPNSNGQILLRLNGQVLGSFVNVPNTGGWQNWQLVQLNNIYIPSGTHQLEVRFYNGGFNFSHIEFELISTGVEEMIHPLEYELQQNFPNPFNPVTKIRWQTPVGSHQTLKVYDVLGKEVVILVDEYREAGRYEIDFDATTYNLQSGIYFYKLKAGNFIQTRKMILLK; translated from the coding sequence ATGTTCTGTTCTTTGACGCTTGCAACCTTAGCTTTGTCTTCTGCTGAAATTTACTCTCAGGGATTTCTGAAAGTTGATAATAAAAGAATTGTAAACGGAAACGGACAGGAAATATATCTTAAAGGAATTGGGCTCGGCGGATGGCTTCTTCAGGAAGGTTATATGCTTCATACTTCCGGGTTTGCTAATGCTCAGTGGCAAATAAGAGAACGAATCGTTGATTTAATTGGTGAAGCTAACACTGAATTATTTTATGAAGCGTATAGAAATAATTATGTAAGAAAAATTGATATTGATTCGATTAAAAGCTGGGGATTCAATTCAATCAGACTTCCTTTTCATTATAATCTTTTTGCAGTCAATTCAAATCCACCAGTATTTCTGAATAAAGGATTTGAAATTCTTGACTCACTTCTTGCATGGTGCGAAGCAAATCAAATTTATCTTATTCTTGATATGCACGCTGCACCTGGCGGACAGAGTGACGAAAATATCAGTGATTACAACCCGGCATTTCCCTCTCTTTGGGAGAGTGAGCAAAATAAAACTTTAACAGTTCAGATATGGAGAAAAATTGCTGAACGCTACAAGGATAAACAGTGGATTGGTGGTTATGATCTTCTTAACGAACCTAAGTGGAATCTTCCGCCAAATAACCAACCATTACGGGATCTCTATATCAGAATCACCGACACAATCAGAGCAGTTGATACTAATCATATTATCTTTATTGAAGGCAACTGGTTCGCAACAGATTTTAACGGACTTACTCCTCCCTGGGATGATAATATGGTTTACAGTTTCCACAAATACTGGAATGCAAACAATCAGGGAAGTATTCAATATTTAATTGATTTAAGAAATAATACAAACAGACCTCTGTGGTTAGGTGAAACAGGGGAGAATTCTAATAAATGGTTCACAGATTGTGTTGAATTGATGAAGACCAACAATATCGGATGGGCCTGGTGGCCTCATAAAAAAATTCAATCAATCGCCGGACCTCTTTCTGCTATTCTTTCTCCCCTGTATCAAACTTTGCTTAACTACTGGAGCGGGCAAGGTCCGCGTCCTTCAGCATCTTTTGCCTTTAATGCTCTGATGACCCAGGCGAATAATTTAAAACTTGAAATGTGTGAATATCATAAAGATGTGATTGATGCTTTGATGCGTCAACCTTTCAATACCCAGAATAAACCTTTCGCAACAAATGAAATTCCCGGTACTGTTTATGCAACTGATTATGATATGGGTAAATGGAATACAGCTTATTATGATCTTGATTATCAGAATGTTAGTGGTGGAAACTGGAATAATGGTTCTCAATACAGAAATGATGGTGTGGATATTGAATCCTGTATTGATTTCGGTTCGAATGGCTATAATGTTGGTTGGATTGAAAATGGTGAATGGTTAAAATACACCGTTAATGTTGCCCAAAGTGGGATCTATAATCTTAAAGTTAATGTTTCATCACCAAATTCAAATGGACAAATACTTTTACGTTTGAATGGACAGGTTTTAGGTTCATTTGTGAATGTTCCGAATACTGGCGGATGGCAAAACTGGCAGCTTGTTCAACTCAACAATATTTATATTCCTTCCGGGACACATCAATTGGAAGTAAGATTTTATAATGGTGGATTTAATTTTAGTCACATCGAGTTTGAACTAATCTCAACTGGTGTTGAAGAAATGATTCACCCACTCGAATATGAACTGCAACAGAATTTTCCGAACCCATTTAATCCGGTTACAAAAATCAGATGGCAAACTCCGGTTGGCAGTCATCAAACTTTAAAAGTTTATGATGTTCTTGGAAAGGAAGTAGTCATATTAGTCGATGAATACAGAGAGGCAGGCAGATATGAAATCGATTTCGATGCTACAACATATAATTTACAAAGTGGAATTTATTTCTATAAATTAAAGGCAGGTAATTTTATTCAAACCAGGAAAATGATTTTATTAAAATGA
- a CDS encoding glycoside hydrolase family 3 N-terminal domain-containing protein has translation MKLITFLCLLTISLTTTEIISQKKNSDIEKKVKNLLSQMTLEEKVGQMTQVTLQVVSKKQGTKNQHHELDEAKLEEAILKYHVGSILNVYDVAHESEYWHEVITKIQNIAQKTRLKIPVIYGIDAIHGATYTKGATLFPQALAVASTWNKDIAKRIGEITSIETRASGIPWNFYPVMDIGRQPLWPRLWETFGEDVFLASELGVNYIKGAQGDDISRQDKLATCLKHYVGYSFPLNGLDRTPAWISERMMREYFLPSFEAGILAGSPTIMVNSAEVDGIPGHANYHLLTEVLRDELKFKGFVVSDWEDIKRLYTRDRVASSPKEAVRLAVMAGVDMSMVPQDYSFYDLLLELVKEGKVPMKRIDEAVSRILSVKFQLGLFENPFPNKELLKNIATEEHKQANLNAARESIILAKNDDDFLPLKKDKKVFVTGPTANMLSPLNGGWTITWQGNEESLYPQEKNTILEAIKSKVGESNVKYMEGCSFDADINSNEAYMEATNSDVIVLCLGEPAYCETPGNIYDLTLPKAQLDYTKKLIATGKPIVLVMVEGRPRVITEIAKDVKSILLAFLPGMEGGNAIADIIYGDENPSGKLPVTYPKSPNGITLYDYKPLEYFDENKYNPLFPFGHGLSYTKFKYSNLKLSSDKIKMNEKLVVSVDVENVGKIKGKEVVQLYLTDLYGSVSRPNKQLKGFEKIELNPGEQKTVTFTIDKSHLSFIGIENKRIAEPGEFVITIGDLKKNFFVE, from the coding sequence ATGAAGCTCATTACATTTCTTTGTCTTTTAACAATTTCACTCACCACAACTGAAATTATATCACAAAAGAAAAATTCAGATATCGAAAAGAAAGTTAAAAACCTCCTTTCTCAAATGACACTTGAAGAAAAAGTTGGTCAGATGACACAGGTTACACTTCAGGTTGTTTCAAAGAAGCAGGGAACTAAAAATCAACATCATGAACTTGATGAAGCAAAGCTTGAGGAAGCAATTCTTAAGTATCATGTTGGTTCTATTCTTAATGTATATGATGTTGCCCACGAATCAGAATACTGGCACGAAGTTATAACAAAGATTCAAAACATCGCACAGAAGACACGATTAAAAATTCCGGTAATATACGGTATTGATGCTATTCACGGTGCTACTTACACAAAAGGTGCAACATTATTTCCTCAGGCACTTGCTGTTGCTTCAACCTGGAATAAAGACATTGCCAAAAGAATTGGAGAAATTACTTCCATCGAAACAAGAGCTTCCGGAATTCCCTGGAATTTTTATCCTGTAATGGATATCGGAAGACAACCTCTCTGGCCAAGATTATGGGAAACATTTGGCGAAGATGTTTTTCTTGCTTCTGAGCTTGGGGTGAATTACATCAAAGGTGCGCAAGGTGATGATATTTCAAGACAGGATAAACTCGCAACCTGTCTCAAACATTATGTTGGATACAGTTTCCCATTGAATGGATTAGACAGAACACCTGCTTGGATTTCAGAAAGAATGATGAGGGAATATTTTCTTCCATCTTTCGAAGCTGGTATTTTAGCTGGTTCACCAACAATTATGGTTAACTCTGCTGAAGTTGATGGTATTCCAGGACATGCTAATTATCATTTACTGACTGAAGTTCTTCGCGATGAATTAAAGTTCAAAGGATTTGTAGTTTCTGATTGGGAAGATATCAAGAGACTTTACACAAGAGACAGAGTTGCTTCATCACCTAAAGAAGCTGTTAGACTTGCTGTTATGGCTGGTGTTGATATGAGTATGGTTCCACAAGATTATAGTTTTTATGATTTACTCCTTGAATTAGTTAAGGAAGGTAAAGTTCCGATGAAGAGAATTGATGAAGCTGTTTCAAGAATTTTAAGTGTAAAATTTCAATTAGGTCTTTTTGAAAATCCTTTCCCAAACAAAGAGTTGTTAAAAAACATTGCAACGGAAGAACACAAGCAAGCTAACTTAAATGCAGCTCGTGAATCTATTATTCTTGCAAAGAATGATGATGATTTCCTTCCATTAAAAAAGGACAAAAAAGTTTTTGTAACTGGTCCAACTGCAAACATGCTTTCACCACTTAATGGCGGTTGGACAATTACCTGGCAGGGAAATGAAGAATCACTTTATCCACAGGAGAAAAACACAATACTTGAAGCAATCAAATCAAAAGTTGGTGAGAGCAATGTTAAATATATGGAAGGTTGTTCATTTGATGCTGATATAAATTCGAATGAAGCATATATGGAAGCAACAAACTCTGATGTAATTGTTTTGTGTTTGGGAGAACCTGCATATTGTGAGACACCGGGAAATATTTATGATCTTACTTTACCAAAAGCGCAACTTGATTATACTAAAAAGTTAATTGCTACTGGTAAACCCATTGTTTTAGTTATGGTTGAAGGACGGCCAAGAGTGATTACAGAAATTGCAAAAGATGTTAAATCAATACTACTTGCATTTCTTCCCGGTATGGAAGGTGGCAATGCTATTGCTGATATTATTTACGGAGATGAAAATCCAAGTGGAAAATTGCCTGTAACATATCCCAAATCTCCCAATGGTATTACTCTTTATGATTATAAACCTCTTGAATACTTTGATGAAAATAAATACAACCCGTTATTTCCTTTTGGTCACGGTTTAAGTTATACAAAATTTAAATACAGCAATCTGAAGTTAAGTTCAGATAAAATTAAAATGAATGAAAAACTTGTTGTTTCGGTTGATGTTGAGAATGTTGGTAAAATAAAAGGGAAAGAAGTTGTCCAGCTTTATTTGACTGATTTATATGGTTCTGTAAGCCGACCAAACAAGCAGTTGAAAGGTTTTGAAAAAATTGAATTAAATCCCGGTGAACAAAAGACAGTTACATTCACAATTGATAAGTCACATCTTTCTTTCATCGGAATTGAAAATAAAAGAATTGCTGAACCCGGAGAATTTGTAATAACAATAGGAGATTTGAAGAAGAATTTTTTCGTTGAATAA
- a CDS encoding family 16 glycosylhydrolase yields the protein MKNIFFLILLNIVLILSVSISAKEFKGAEYRTKQSFLYGRFEVSMKSAYREGMLSSFFTYYDGGGGVSTWNEIDIEILGRYPNDIQFNTITPGQVNHVSHYPMNSSPHTDYHTYAFEWTPNYVAWFVDGVEVYKQTGPHIQSLNRAQKIMMNIWNPQAPNWAGAWNPNVLPAFAFYDWVSYYSYTPGTGNYGTGNNFTHSWTDNFDYWNTSRWDKASHTWDGNGCDFIYENVVFQNGKLILCLTDSINIGYTDVKGPVYLSARTLNEKVLVYFTEELDQASAENISNYFIPGVTITNAQLLSDRKTVQLSVDGWDFVSPKTLLVLNVKDTFLNTMSARNLTIILTTQFSFPLKINCAGPAALDYLPDQEYTLNSDYGFMDGSSSSYSNTLQINNTDEDEIYRSEKYGMVTYNVRLHNGIYNVKLMFAENYFTQAGKRIFDVYVEGNRVLQDFDIFNLVGNNTAYLKEVNNVSVNDGELNIHFAAKIDNPMINGIVIELVSLGVNDEYMPDEHSFILNQNYPNPFNGQTQIEFIVNQPDYYKLSVYDIKGSQVAIIDLGYLESGYYKNTFDVKKNSNDILSSGIYFYELRNSRISQSKKFVLLN from the coding sequence ATGAAAAATATTTTCTTTTTGATTTTATTAAATATCGTCCTGATTCTTTCTGTTTCAATATCAGCAAAAGAATTTAAAGGAGCAGAATATCGTACAAAACAATCTTTTCTCTATGGTAGATTTGAAGTAAGCATGAAATCTGCTTACAGAGAAGGAATGCTTTCTTCATTCTTTACTTACTATGATGGTGGTGGCGGAGTTAGTACATGGAATGAAATTGATATTGAAATTCTTGGACGATATCCAAATGACATTCAATTCAATACAATCACTCCAGGACAAGTAAATCATGTAAGTCATTATCCAATGAATTCATCACCTCATACAGATTATCATACTTATGCTTTTGAATGGACACCAAATTATGTCGCGTGGTTTGTTGATGGAGTTGAAGTTTATAAACAAACGGGTCCACACATTCAATCACTCAATCGTGCGCAGAAAATAATGATGAACATCTGGAATCCTCAAGCACCAAATTGGGCAGGAGCCTGGAATCCAAATGTTTTACCTGCTTTTGCATTTTATGATTGGGTAAGCTACTATTCTTATACTCCCGGAACAGGCAATTACGGAACAGGAAATAATTTTACTCACAGCTGGACTGATAATTTTGATTACTGGAATACTTCACGATGGGATAAAGCTTCTCACACATGGGATGGAAATGGTTGCGATTTTATTTATGAGAATGTTGTATTTCAAAATGGTAAACTGATTCTGTGTTTAACTGATAGCATCAATATAGGCTATACTGATGTTAAAGGACCGGTTTATCTATCTGCAAGAACACTTAATGAAAAAGTGTTGGTTTACTTTACCGAAGAGCTCGACCAAGCATCTGCAGAAAATATTTCAAATTATTTTATTCCTGGTGTAACAATTACAAATGCTCAATTACTTAGTGACAGAAAAACTGTTCAGCTGAGTGTTGATGGTTGGGACTTTGTTTCGCCAAAAACACTTTTAGTGTTGAATGTTAAAGATACTTTTCTTAACACTATGTCAGCACGAAATCTTACAATTATTCTAACAACTCAGTTCTCATTTCCGTTAAAGATTAATTGTGCTGGTCCGGCTGCACTTGATTATCTGCCCGATCAGGAATATACATTAAATTCTGATTATGGTTTTATGGATGGAAGCAGTTCTTCTTATAGTAACACATTACAGATTAACAATACTGATGAAGATGAAATTTACCGAAGCGAAAAATATGGTATGGTCACTTATAATGTTAGACTGCACAACGGAATTTATAATGTTAAACTGATGTTTGCTGAAAATTATTTTACTCAGGCAGGTAAAAGAATTTTTGATGTTTATGTTGAGGGAAACAGAGTACTTCAGGATTTTGATATATTCAATCTTGTTGGAAATAACACTGCTTATTTGAAGGAAGTGAATAATGTTTCTGTAAATGATGGTGAATTAAATATTCATTTTGCTGCTAAGATTGATAATCCAATGATTAATGGTATAGTGATTGAACTTGTATCACTTGGTGTAAATGATGAATATATGCCGGATGAACATTCATTTATTCTGAATCAAAATTATCCAAATCCATTCAACGGACAAACTCAAATCGAATTTATAGTTAATCAACCTGATTATTATAAACTTTCAGTTTATGATATTAAAGGTTCTCAGGTTGCAATCATTGATTTAGGTTATCTGGAGAGTGGTTATTATAAAAATACTTTTGATGTAAAAAAAAATTCAAATGACATTTTATCATCCGGGATTTATTTCTATGAATTAAGAAATTCAAGAATAAGTCAGTCCAAAAAATTCGTTCTTCTTAATTAA
- a CDS encoding PorV/PorQ family protein has product MKKYLFYFGLIITILSLNISAQTFKSDVSKRGTTAAPFLTIGQGARSIAMGSAFVGVSNDVSSIYWNPAGLTKAEGVQIMFDHTQWIADIKYNFLAASYNLGDLGTIGVSFLTSNIGEMKVTTIEQPNGTGETFSASDMAISLAYAIQLTDRFSIGFNPKFIYQGIWKMSATAFALDLGVQYVTPFDDAVLAMSISNFGTKMQLLGNSNLVLYDPDPFGTGNNGKIPAYLETNSWSLPLNFRVGISYQPVKIEEHSLLIAVDAAHPSDDYESINIGGEYSYNDFVFIRGGYKSLFLQDSEEKFTLGFGLKQQLLNNVSLRIDYAYQNFGRFTDIQKFTLSVNF; this is encoded by the coding sequence ATGAAAAAATATTTATTCTACTTTGGCTTAATCATTACAATATTATCATTGAATATTTCTGCTCAGACTTTCAAATCCGATGTATCGAAAAGAGGAACTACAGCAGCACCGTTCTTAACTATTGGTCAAGGTGCCAGATCAATCGCAATGGGAAGTGCTTTCGTTGGTGTATCGAATGATGTAAGTTCAATCTACTGGAATCCTGCAGGATTAACAAAAGCAGAAGGTGTGCAGATAATGTTCGATCATACACAATGGATTGCTGACATAAAATATAATTTTCTTGCTGCAAGCTATAACCTCGGTGATTTGGGAACTATCGGTGTTAGCTTTCTGACTTCCAACATTGGTGAAATGAAAGTAACAACTATTGAACAACCAAACGGAACCGGAGAAACATTTTCCGCAAGCGATATGGCTATAAGTCTTGCTTATGCAATCCAACTTACTGATCGTTTCTCAATTGGATTTAATCCCAAATTTATCTATCAGGGAATCTGGAAAATGAGCGCAACTGCATTCGCACTTGATCTTGGTGTTCAATATGTAACTCCATTTGATGATGCAGTACTTGCGATGTCAATTTCTAATTTCGGAACTAAAATGCAATTGCTCGGAAATTCTAATTTGGTATTATATGATCCTGATCCATTTGGAACCGGCAACAACGGAAAAATTCCTGCATATCTCGAAACAAATTCCTGGTCATTACCATTAAACTTCCGTGTTGGAATCAGTTATCAACCAGTAAAAATTGAGGAACATTCTCTTTTAATTGCTGTTGATGCAGCACATCCCAGTGATGATTATGAAAGTATAAACATCGGTGGTGAATATTCTTATAACGATTTTGTTTTCATCAGAGGTGGGTATAAATCATTATTCCTCCAGGACTCGGAAGAGAAGTTTACACTAGGATTCGGTCTGAAGCAACAATTACTTAATAATGTTTCTTTAAGAATTGATTATGCATATCAGAATTTTGGAAGGTTCACTGATATTCAGAAATTTACATTAAGTGTTAATTTTTAA
- a CDS encoding TonB-dependent receptor, protein MKNIVKKFFVNCFQSFSLVGLMILFLTTSIAFAGTTGKITGKVTDDQTGEPVVGANVVVEGTFLGAAADLDGFYSISNVPPGTYRLIVSAVGYQKTIIENVLVKIDLTTRIDIKLSSSVIQLNQEVVVTSQRPMVQKDLTSTSVTISSDDIRMMPVESIGQIVNLQAGVIDGHFRGGRSNDVAYLIDGVAVTDPFNGGFTVEVENTSIRQMEVITGTFNAEYGQALSGVVNIVTEGGSDKFKASISSYAGNFITSHTDIFRNLDKADRIAQKNFQITLSGPVQPVKNLYFFLTGRYFDNIGHLYGKRVYNVTDDVPFFPNPMDKTVWIPRNTGDGAFVPMNPYTKYSANGKLTYAMPELAVTYSIFWDKTKNKYYDHNFSWTPDGIMTHYGDDWIQSLQLTHYPSASTYQTLKFTANYYHFKGYLYEDPFDPRYVNPRRGIAISNYTFRSGGNQGGRYDRHTKTLIGQWSLASQISKEHKIGLGVEGRLYDIYNHSMDLVNLTEGQLDSLGNEIFTPGYPDKGTISDQGSHIEYARYPIEASAYIQDKMEYDIMIINVGLRFDYFNSRAKLPADKRNPTRNPNFPGANQWVDAKAKMQLSPRLGASFPITDKGIIRFSYGHFFKIPAFENLYQNPDFIVRPGNSLNSIIGNPDLNAEKNVIYEIGLQQVLFEDVAINLSVYYRDIRNWLGMEIVNTYEGFKYARFINRDYANVRGFIVTLDKRFSNYFSAKLDYTYQIAEGNASDPYSVYNKNQTNPPIEETKTVVPLDWDQRHTLNLTVNVGVAGDWTAGFIFQYGSGMPYTEDVKISKGVRFENGGKKPAFYNVDLRADKIFRVFGVNVMTYLMVYNVFDIKNEFGVYATTGRANVDLNTQYAGEIIGLNTIQEYINNPSMYSTPREVRLGIGFEL, encoded by the coding sequence ATGAAGAATATTGTTAAAAAATTTTTTGTTAATTGTTTTCAGTCTTTTTCATTAGTTGGACTGATGATTCTGTTTTTAACAACTTCGATTGCATTTGCAGGAACTACCGGTAAAATTACAGGCAAGGTAACCGATGATCAAACCGGCGAACCTGTAGTTGGTGCAAATGTAGTAGTTGAAGGAACATTCCTTGGTGCTGCTGCAGACCTTGATGGGTTCTACTCAATTAGCAATGTTCCTCCGGGAACTTATCGCTTGATTGTTTCAGCAGTGGGTTACCAGAAAACAATTATAGAAAATGTTCTCGTTAAAATTGATTTGACAACAAGAATTGATATAAAACTTTCGAGTTCTGTTATTCAGCTGAATCAGGAAGTTGTTGTTACATCTCAAAGACCAATGGTTCAAAAAGACCTTACATCAACTTCTGTTACAATTTCTTCTGATGATATCCGAATGATGCCCGTTGAAAGCATCGGACAAATAGTTAACTTACAGGCAGGTGTAATAGATGGCCACTTTCGTGGTGGAAGATCAAACGATGTTGCATATCTGATTGATGGTGTTGCTGTTACTGATCCATTTAATGGTGGATTTACGGTTGAAGTTGAAAATACTTCAATCAGACAAATGGAAGTTATAACCGGAACATTCAATGCAGAGTATGGTCAGGCACTTTCTGGTGTTGTTAACATTGTCACAGAAGGTGGTTCCGATAAATTCAAAGCAAGCATTTCTTCTTACGCTGGAAATTTTATTACCAGTCACACTGATATTTTCCGAAATCTTGATAAAGCAGACAGAATTGCTCAAAAGAATTTTCAAATAACTTTAAGTGGTCCGGTTCAACCGGTTAAAAATCTTTATTTCTTCTTAACAGGAAGATATTTTGATAACATAGGACATCTTTACGGGAAAAGAGTTTATAATGTAACCGATGATGTTCCATTCTTTCCTAATCCAATGGACAAAACTGTATGGATTCCCAGAAATACAGGCGACGGTGCGTTTGTTCCTATGAATCCTTACACAAAATATTCGGCAAATGGTAAACTAACCTATGCAATGCCTGAACTTGCAGTTACTTATTCAATATTCTGGGATAAAACAAAAAACAAATATTATGATCATAATTTTTCGTGGACTCCGGACGGAATAATGACACACTATGGTGATGACTGGATTCAGAGTTTACAGCTTACTCACTATCCATCTGCATCAACTTATCAGACTTTGAAGTTCACAGCAAACTATTATCACTTCAAAGGATATCTTTATGAAGATCCTTTCGATCCAAGATATGTTAATCCAAGAAGAGGAATTGCTATTTCAAATTATACTTTCAGATCTGGTGGCAATCAGGGCGGCAGATATGACAGACATACTAAAACATTAATCGGGCAATGGTCATTGGCTTCTCAGATTAGCAAGGAACATAAAATAGGTCTCGGTGTTGAAGGAAGACTTTATGATATTTATAATCATTCAATGGATTTAGTCAACTTAACTGAAGGACAATTAGATAGTCTGGGAAATGAGATTTTTACCCCAGGTTATCCTGATAAAGGTACTATTTCAGATCAGGGTTCGCACATTGAATATGCAAGATATCCGATAGAAGCTTCGGCTTATATTCAGGATAAGATGGAATATGATATTATGATTATCAATGTTGGATTACGATTTGATTATTTCAATTCAAGAGCAAAGCTTCCGGCAGATAAAAGAAATCCAACACGAAATCCAAACTTCCCAGGTGCAAATCAGTGGGTTGATGCAAAAGCAAAAATGCAGTTGAGCCCAAGACTTGGTGCTTCATTCCCAATTACAGATAAAGGTATAATAAGATTTTCTTACGGTCACTTCTTTAAGATTCCGGCTTTTGAAAACCTTTATCAGAATCCTGATTTCATAGTTAGACCAGGAAACAGCTTAAACTCAATTATTGGAAATCCGGATTTGAATGCAGAGAAAAATGTCATTTATGAAATCGGTCTTCAACAGGTTTTGTTTGAAGATGTTGCAATTAATTTATCAGTTTACTACCGCGACATCAGAAACTGGCTTGGAATGGAAATCGTAAATACTTATGAAGGATTTAAGTATGCAAGATTTATAAACCGGGATTATGCAAATGTAAGAGGATTTATTGTAACGCTTGATAAACGATTCTCAAATTACTTTAGTGCAAAGTTAGATTACACTTATCAGATTGCTGAAGGAAATGCATCCGATCCTTATTCAGTTTATAATAAGAATCAAACCAATCCTCCAATCGAAGAAACAAAAACTGTAGTTCCTTTGGATTGGGATCAGAGACATACATTAAATCTTACGGTTAATGTCGGAGTTGCGGGTGATTGGACTGCTGGATTTATTTTCCAGTATGGTTCAGGAATGCCATACACAGAAGATGTTAAAATTTCAAAAGGTGTTCGTTTTGAAAACGGCGGAAAGAAACCTGCTTTTTATAATGTTGATTTAAGAGCAGATAAAATCTTTAGAGTCTTTGGAGTTAATGTTATGACATACTTAATGGTTTATAATGTATTCGATATTAAAAATGAGTTCGGTGTTTATGCAACTACAGGGCGAGCTAATGTTGATTTGAACACTCAATATGCCGGTGAGATAATTGGCTTAAATACAATTCAGGAATACATTAATAATCCATCAATGTACTCAACTCCAAGAGAAGTTCGTCTTGGAATCGGATTCGAATTATAA